The proteins below are encoded in one region of Syntrophotalea carbinolica DSM 2380:
- a CDS encoding TolC family protein, which produces MAFVLVLLAGFPVAAQPPADTFSPSGASVPTLTLNDVLRMALERNLDLQAQQYDTRAGDAEVSKAYGLYDPVLDLAYAEGESRQRLNLQFYSAQSRERYRQFDLGLTQKIPTGADLSLEFTNLRSDQDPAPGMNPSYEGELTFSLVQPLLRGFGSTVTEQDILFAVKDRDISIEDLRESAFLVLADSRDTFFEVLRLRDNVRYREASVALAASLLKENRARVKAGVLPRVDELEAEFGLKQRERDLLDAQREYRDGLDGLALLLDLKAPIALVDGQPGIPEIHPDLSEGYAEALAKRPDVQRRLRTIERLELQSRIARNELLPALDLAASYGHKGLGRDYSDNLRDLGSNDFRNWEVGLTLSYPLGNREARHEYRRSEFERKGREAQLGQLKNQVHTEVQAAIRLLGVSRKKIDVSASQLAFAEEKLRTLLKRKEVGLATTRQVLEGEEDYALAQTDQAAALSDYNKAVTEYYKVTGQLLDQEHVRFVDEFKNESQPLLQYKP; this is translated from the coding sequence ATGGCCTTTGTTCTTGTGTTGCTGGCGGGGTTTCCGGTAGCGGCGCAGCCCCCTGCCGATACCTTCTCGCCATCAGGAGCGTCGGTGCCGACACTGACCTTGAACGATGTCTTGCGGATGGCCCTGGAACGCAACCTCGATTTGCAGGCTCAGCAGTACGATACCCGTGCCGGTGACGCCGAAGTCAGCAAAGCCTACGGTCTCTACGATCCCGTTCTCGATCTTGCCTACGCTGAAGGGGAGAGCCGCCAGCGACTTAACCTGCAATTTTACAGCGCTCAGTCCAGGGAACGTTACCGGCAATTCGATCTTGGACTTACTCAGAAAATTCCCACCGGTGCTGATCTGAGTCTCGAATTTACCAATTTACGCTCCGATCAGGATCCTGCTCCGGGCATGAATCCTTCCTACGAAGGGGAACTTACCTTCAGTTTGGTACAGCCCCTGTTGAGGGGTTTTGGTAGTACCGTCACCGAACAGGATATTCTGTTCGCCGTCAAAGACCGGGATATTTCCATAGAAGATCTGCGCGAAAGCGCCTTTCTGGTGCTGGCCGATTCCCGGGATACTTTTTTCGAGGTGTTACGGTTGCGTGATAACGTACGTTATCGTGAGGCATCCGTGGCCCTGGCCGCCAGTCTGCTCAAGGAAAACCGGGCCAGGGTCAAGGCCGGGGTTTTGCCCCGAGTCGATGAGCTGGAGGCCGAATTCGGCCTTAAACAACGGGAACGGGATTTACTGGATGCGCAGCGCGAATACCGGGATGGGCTCGATGGCCTGGCATTGCTGCTCGATCTGAAAGCCCCTATTGCTTTAGTCGATGGGCAGCCCGGGATTCCAGAAATCCACCCTGACCTGTCCGAAGGCTACGCCGAAGCCCTTGCCAAACGCCCCGATGTGCAACGCCGATTGCGCACCATCGAACGTCTGGAACTGCAAAGTCGCATCGCACGCAATGAGCTTCTACCGGCCCTGGATCTGGCCGCCAGCTACGGTCACAAAGGACTCGGGCGGGATTATAGCGATAATCTTCGCGACCTCGGTTCCAATGATTTTCGCAATTGGGAGGTCGGGTTGACCCTTTCCTATCCGCTGGGCAACCGCGAAGCCCGCCACGAATATCGGCGCAGCGAATTCGAACGCAAGGGCCGGGAGGCCCAGCTGGGCCAGTTGAAGAATCAGGTGCATACCGAAGTGCAGGCCGCTATCCGGTTGCTTGGTGTGAGCCGCAAAAAGATCGACGTTTCCGCCAGTCAATTGGCCTTTGCCGAGGAAAAACTACGTACCTTGCTCAAACGCAAGGAGGTCGGGCTGGCCACCACCCGGCAGGTGCTGGAAGGCGAGGAGGATTATGCCTTGGCGCAGACCGATCAGGCGGCTGCCTTATCCGATTACAATAAGGCCGTGACCGAATATTATAAAGTGACCGGACAACTGCTGGACCAGGAACATGTGCGGTTTGTCGATGAATTCAAGAACGAATCACAGCCCCTGCTCCAATACAAGCCATGA
- the accC gene encoding acetyl-CoA carboxylase biotin carboxylase subunit produces the protein MFHKILIANRGEIALRIIRACKELGIKTVAVHSDVDGESLHVKLADESICIGPAASGDSYLNIKAIISAAEVTDAAAIHPGYGFLAENAEFAEICEECGITFIGPSPENMRLMGDKIRARQTVTKAGVPILPGTTEGVGTIDQARQIAEEIGYPVIIKATAGGGGRGMKVVHSPASLANAFAAARSEAQAGFGNPEVYIEKFCENPRHVEVQILADKHGNVVHLGERDCSIQRRHQKLLEEAPCPVLTEEQRKRMGDCAVAAAKSCNYSSVGTMEFLLDGNGDFYFMEMNTRVQVEHPVTEMVTGVDIIKEQIRSAAGLPLAYKQSDIQIKGHAIECRINAEHPFKFIPSPGKIDGYHTPGGLGVRVDSAVYDQYTVLPHYDSMVAKLIVHADNRDEAIRRMARALDEYIIGGIRTTIQLHKRIMQNKEFKEGAVNTGFMERLVF, from the coding sequence ATGTTTCATAAGATACTTATTGCCAATCGCGGCGAAATCGCCCTACGCATTATCCGTGCCTGTAAAGAATTGGGCATCAAAACCGTCGCCGTGCATTCCGATGTCGATGGCGAATCTCTGCACGTGAAGCTGGCCGATGAAAGCATCTGCATCGGACCTGCCGCCAGCGGGGACAGCTATCTGAATATCAAAGCGATTATCAGTGCCGCCGAGGTTACCGATGCTGCCGCCATTCATCCCGGTTACGGTTTTCTCGCCGAGAATGCCGAATTTGCCGAGATTTGCGAAGAATGCGGCATTACTTTCATCGGCCCGTCTCCGGAAAACATGCGCCTGATGGGCGACAAGATACGAGCGCGGCAGACCGTTACCAAGGCCGGCGTTCCTATTTTACCCGGTACCACCGAAGGTGTCGGAACCATCGATCAGGCTCGCCAGATCGCCGAAGAAATCGGTTACCCGGTGATCATCAAGGCGACGGCCGGTGGTGGTGGCCGCGGAATGAAAGTCGTCCATTCGCCCGCTTCTTTGGCTAATGCATTTGCCGCGGCACGGTCCGAAGCCCAGGCCGGTTTTGGTAATCCGGAAGTCTATATCGAAAAATTCTGCGAAAATCCGCGCCACGTCGAAGTGCAGATTCTGGCCGACAAACATGGCAACGTCGTCCACCTTGGAGAACGTGACTGCTCCATTCAACGTCGTCATCAAAAGCTCCTTGAAGAGGCTCCTTGCCCGGTTCTGACGGAAGAACAACGCAAGCGCATGGGCGACTGTGCCGTTGCCGCGGCCAAGTCTTGCAATTACTCCAGTGTCGGCACCATGGAGTTTTTGCTCGATGGTAACGGTGATTTTTATTTCATGGAAATGAACACCCGTGTTCAGGTCGAGCATCCGGTTACCGAGATGGTTACCGGTGTCGATATCATCAAGGAGCAGATCCGTTCCGCCGCAGGGTTGCCGCTGGCTTACAAACAATCGGATATCCAGATTAAGGGTCACGCCATCGAGTGTCGTATCAATGCCGAGCATCCTTTCAAGTTCATTCCTTCGCCCGGCAAGATCGACGGTTATCACACCCCCGGCGGGCTCGGCGTGCGGGTCGACAGTGCCGTCTACGATCAATACACGGTACTGCCGCATTACGATTCCATGGTTGCCAAACTGATCGTGCATGCCGATAACCGTGATGAAGCCATCCGGCGCATGGCGCGTGCCCTTGACGAATACATTATCGGCGGGATACGCACCACCATCCAATTGCACAAACGCATCATGCAGAACAAAGAATTCAAGGAAGGGGCCGTCAATACCGGATTTATGGAACGTCTGGTATTCTGA
- the accB gene encoding acetyl-CoA carboxylase biotin carboxyl carrier protein, with protein MDIKDLRTLIKMVTATDISEFEWEQGEERIVIRRGQIVEAVPAVAAAPAISTVPAAPAAAAPAPVAVAEAPAEETTEDGYETIVSPIVGTFYRSPSPDSEPYAEVGSVLEKGQTLCIVEAMKLMNEIEAEFKCRIVKILKENAQAVEYGDPLFLVEPV; from the coding sequence ATGGATATCAAAGACCTCAGAACCCTGATCAAGATGGTAACCGCCACCGATATCAGTGAATTCGAATGGGAGCAGGGAGAGGAACGCATCGTTATCCGGCGCGGTCAGATCGTTGAGGCCGTTCCCGCCGTTGCTGCTGCACCGGCCATCTCGACTGTGCCTGCGGCTCCTGCGGCAGCCGCTCCTGCGCCTGTTGCCGTTGCGGAAGCCCCTGCCGAGGAAACTACCGAGGACGGGTATGAGACCATTGTATCGCCGATTGTCGGTACCTTTTATCGGTCTCCGTCTCCCGATTCCGAGCCGTATGCCGAAGTCGGCAGCGTTCTGGAAAAGGGGCAGACTCTGTGTATCGTTGAGGCCATGAAGCTCATGAACGAGATCGAGGCCGAGTTTAAATGCCGGATCGTCAAAATTCTCAAGGAAAATGCCCAGGCTGTCGAGTATGGGGATCCGTTGTTTCTGGTTGAGCCCGTTTAA
- a CDS encoding aminopeptidase P family protein has translation MPSDFVLKSRIPALRQLLRSNRLSAALLMDTPSLRYFCGFSGSDGALLVSEDTVVFLTDSRYTSQAQQEVTADRIVQHGGKIEGIAALLDEWRVTSIGFNADALSCATLESLRAKCSSACQWHPLPGTFRGLRGIKDADEIVAMKQAARIAGEAFEEIRPQIRPGAVERELALALEFAMRRRGAEEKSFPFIVASGERGALPHGVASDRRLEYGELVTFDFGARWQGYCSDETVTLALGKVSPRLREIYDTVFQAQQSALNAIKPDVALKDIDQVARSYIDQCGYGEYFGHGLGHGVGLEVHEFPVVSPRSEDVAREGMVFTVEPGIYVPGLGGVRLEETVLVTADGYQRLTAICKDFPSIVV, from the coding sequence GTGCCAAGCGACTTTGTGCTAAAAAGCAGAATTCCTGCGCTGCGTCAACTGCTGCGGTCCAACCGGTTGAGCGCGGCACTGCTCATGGATACCCCGAGTCTTCGCTACTTTTGCGGATTCAGCGGTTCCGACGGAGCTTTACTGGTTAGTGAGGATACGGTTGTCTTTCTGACCGATTCCCGTTATACCAGCCAGGCACAACAGGAAGTTACGGCAGACCGGATCGTCCAGCATGGTGGTAAGATTGAGGGGATTGCCGCGTTGCTGGACGAGTGGCGCGTCACCTCTATCGGTTTTAATGCCGATGCCTTGAGCTGTGCTACTCTTGAATCGTTGCGTGCCAAATGTTCGTCTGCTTGCCAGTGGCATCCGTTGCCGGGGACGTTCAGGGGCCTGCGGGGCATCAAAGATGCCGATGAAATTGTCGCCATGAAACAGGCGGCGCGTATTGCCGGCGAGGCTTTCGAGGAAATTAGGCCGCAGATTCGCCCGGGGGCGGTGGAACGTGAATTGGCCCTGGCCCTCGAGTTTGCCATGCGTCGTCGTGGCGCCGAGGAAAAATCCTTTCCGTTTATCGTCGCTTCCGGAGAGCGGGGTGCGCTGCCGCATGGTGTGGCCAGCGACCGGCGTTTGGAGTATGGCGAACTGGTTACTTTCGATTTCGGTGCACGGTGGCAGGGGTATTGTTCCGATGAAACGGTTACCCTTGCCCTGGGGAAGGTATCGCCGCGATTGCGTGAAATTTACGATACGGTTTTTCAGGCTCAGCAATCGGCTTTGAACGCTATCAAACCGGATGTGGCTTTGAAGGATATCGACCAGGTCGCCCGATCCTATATCGACCAATGTGGGTACGGCGAATACTTCGGTCATGGTCTGGGCCACGGCGTCGGACTTGAAGTGCATGAATTCCCCGTTGTTTCACCGCGTTCCGAGGATGTCGCACGAGAAGGTATGGTTTTTACTGTGGAGCCTGGTATTTATGTGCCGGGATTGGGAGGGGTGCGGTTGGAAGAAACCGTGCTTGTTACGGCCGATGGCTACCAACGCCTGACGGCCATCTGCAAAGATTTTCCCTCAATTGTCGTTTGA
- a CDS encoding roadblock/LC7 domain-containing protein, with amino-acid sequence MFKNILQDIVEQSGGGISSAVMGYDGIAIDQYEKPCEGIDLQLIAVEYANVLKEVKRTVEILETGDMEEVAIRTERFTVLIRALTDEYFVTLTLGRNGNFGKARYMLAKESFRLREALA; translated from the coding sequence ATGTTCAAAAACATTCTGCAGGACATTGTTGAACAGTCCGGTGGCGGTATCAGCTCGGCGGTGATGGGATATGACGGTATTGCCATCGACCAGTATGAAAAGCCTTGCGAGGGCATCGATCTGCAGTTGATAGCCGTCGAGTATGCCAATGTGCTTAAGGAAGTCAAAAGGACGGTGGAGATTCTCGAAACCGGGGATATGGAAGAAGTTGCCATTCGCACCGAGCGATTTACCGTTCTGATCCGTGCCTTGACGGACGAATATTTCGTCACTTTGACTTTGGGGCGTAATGGTAATTTTGGCAAGGCTCGCTATATGCTGGCAAAAGAATCCTTTCGTCTTCGCGAGGCGTTGGCATGA
- a CDS encoding tetratricopeptide repeat protein, with the protein MMTKEEATKLLGKIAGYLEIVQKDPHSTSFVPLSDAYCSLGMLEEALSVARQGIEALPFFGPGYVVLGRAQMQYGELDNAERSFQKALDIDPQSVAALKNMAKLYVFRGEREQACGLLARAVDSTPEDPVLANLHKSLLTAANAPEPVSATASCSDTSEHTAPFATATVADLYVRQGHLEQARDIYRQLLQAQPDDVSLEQRLTHVETLLAEQPVPESAIESAAPDFVDESFHVDSRSDVVALLHRWLQAIQVRREHVQKHSAGHC; encoded by the coding sequence ATGATGACAAAAGAAGAGGCAACAAAGCTGCTTGGAAAGATTGCCGGGTATCTGGAAATCGTTCAAAAGGATCCCCATTCCACGTCCTTTGTCCCCCTTAGCGATGCATATTGCAGCCTGGGCATGCTCGAAGAAGCTCTGTCTGTCGCGCGTCAAGGGATTGAGGCCTTGCCTTTTTTCGGTCCCGGTTACGTCGTTCTGGGGCGCGCCCAGATGCAATACGGCGAACTCGATAATGCCGAGCGGTCTTTTCAGAAAGCTTTGGATATCGATCCGCAAAGCGTTGCTGCACTTAAAAATATGGCCAAGCTGTATGTGTTTCGCGGAGAGCGGGAACAAGCCTGCGGACTTTTGGCCCGTGCCGTTGATTCTACGCCGGAAGATCCGGTTCTGGCCAATCTGCACAAATCCCTGCTGACGGCGGCCAACGCACCCGAACCTGTCAGCGCGACCGCCAGTTGTTCGGATACCTCTGAGCACACGGCTCCCTTCGCCACCGCTACGGTTGCGGATCTGTATGTACGGCAGGGCCATTTGGAGCAAGCCAGGGATATCTATCGGCAACTGCTGCAGGCGCAACCTGACGATGTCTCCCTGGAACAACGTCTTACCCATGTGGAGACACTGCTGGCCGAACAACCGGTTCCCGAAAGCGCTATAGAGAGCGCCGCGCCGGATTTCGTCGATGAGAGTTTTCACGTTGATTCTCGGAGCGATGTCGTTGCCCTGCTGCACAGATGGTTACAGGCTATCCAGGTAAGGAGAGAGCATGTTCAAAAACATTCTGCAGGACATTGTTGA
- the aroB gene encoding 3-dehydroquinate synthase: MKLKRMVVGLGERSYPIWIGGGIFSRLPEALQEVNFPKKIAVVSNPLVQSLYGQALADALQSSGYDHHFISIPDGEEHKNWTTLQTIYDGLIAKGFDRHCGLIALGGGVTGDMGGFAAATFLRGIPYIQVPTTLLAQVDSSVGGKTAINHPQGKNLIGAFYQPRHVHIDVDTLQSLDAREFATGMAEVIKYGIIKDKAFFDWLYTHREALQRRDTEALISAVKRACQIKANIVEVDEKEQALRAILNFGHTFGHAIENLSGYQTYRHGEAVAIGMMVAAHVSRRMDLCTADEVGAIERLLQVFDLPVTPPDYSLEAYLEAMQRDKKVQQGKLRLVLNKGIGDCLVQEIDAPAMLFAEALKQF, translated from the coding sequence ATGAAATTAAAAAGAATGGTTGTCGGGCTTGGTGAACGCAGTTATCCCATCTGGATTGGCGGGGGAATATTTTCGCGACTTCCTGAAGCTTTGCAGGAAGTGAACTTCCCTAAAAAAATCGCCGTAGTTTCCAACCCTCTGGTGCAATCCCTGTATGGGCAAGCGCTGGCCGATGCTTTGCAATCCAGCGGTTATGATCACCACTTCATCAGCATTCCGGATGGCGAGGAACACAAGAACTGGACAACCCTGCAGACGATTTACGATGGGCTGATCGCCAAGGGGTTTGATCGCCATTGCGGTCTCATTGCCCTGGGTGGCGGGGTTACGGGAGATATGGGCGGTTTCGCCGCAGCTACCTTTTTGCGCGGGATCCCATATATCCAGGTGCCGACCACGTTGCTGGCTCAGGTTGACAGCTCTGTAGGCGGAAAGACTGCCATTAATCATCCTCAAGGTAAAAACCTTATCGGAGCCTTTTATCAGCCGCGGCATGTTCATATCGATGTCGATACCCTGCAAAGTCTCGATGCGCGTGAGTTTGCCACAGGGATGGCTGAAGTTATAAAATACGGCATCATCAAGGACAAGGCCTTTTTCGATTGGCTCTACACGCACCGTGAAGCTTTGCAAAGGCGGGATACCGAAGCCCTGATTAGCGCTGTAAAGAGAGCTTGCCAAATTAAAGCTAATATTGTAGAAGTTGACGAAAAAGAACAGGCTTTACGGGCTATTCTGAATTTCGGTCATACCTTCGGACATGCCATCGAAAACTTGTCTGGATACCAGACATACCGGCACGGTGAAGCCGTCGCCATCGGAATGATGGTCGCAGCGCACGTTTCCCGGCGCATGGATTTATGCACCGCAGATGAAGTGGGAGCTATAGAGCGGCTTTTACAGGTTTTCGATCTCCCCGTTACCCCTCCGGATTATTCTCTTGAAGCCTACCTTGAGGCCATGCAAAGGGATAAAAAGGTTCAACAAGGTAAACTGCGGTTGGTTCTGAACAAAGGAATAGGCGATTGTCTGGTGCAGGAAATCGACGCTCCGGCTATGTTGTTTGCCGAGGCTTTGAAACAGTTTTAA
- the aroC gene encoding chorismate synthase, with the protein MNRLRYLTAGESHGPSLTAIIEGMPANLELNEGDINRDLARRQLGYGRGGRMLIEKDKVNFTSGVRWGKTLGSPITLSIQNRDWENWGKKMSPVAEDFVEGMAITHPRPGHADLTGVIKYRQDDARNILERSSARETAARVAVGALCKKFLADLGMSVLGYVSELGGVCADASLEDYHERFALSEESPCRTFDAEAEQRMIKAIDRAKEDGDSLGGVVEVAVLGAPVGLGSYVQWDRRLDGRLAYAMMSIQAFKGVEIGLGFEAGRRPGSQVHDEIFHQGDEFVRKTNRAGGLEGGMTNGAPIIVRGAMKPIPTLYQPLQTVDFRTKDAFAAVVERSDVCAVPAAAVVAEAVVAIEMAQAMLEKFGGDAMEEVKQNLQAYGEYVQRF; encoded by the coding sequence ATGAACAGGTTGCGTTATTTGACTGCCGGGGAATCTCATGGCCCTTCTTTGACGGCTATTATCGAGGGGATGCCGGCGAATTTGGAATTGAATGAAGGGGATATCAACCGGGACCTTGCTCGCCGCCAGTTGGGGTATGGTCGCGGTGGGCGGATGCTCATCGAGAAGGATAAGGTAAACTTTACCTCAGGTGTGCGTTGGGGCAAGACGTTGGGGTCCCCCATTACCCTTTCCATTCAGAATCGGGATTGGGAAAACTGGGGTAAAAAAATGTCACCCGTGGCCGAGGATTTTGTTGAGGGGATGGCCATTACGCATCCGCGACCCGGCCATGCCGATCTTACCGGAGTGATTAAATATCGGCAGGACGATGCACGCAATATCCTGGAACGCTCCAGTGCGCGGGAGACCGCTGCCAGGGTTGCCGTGGGGGCTCTCTGTAAAAAATTTCTCGCCGATCTTGGTATGTCCGTTCTGGGTTATGTCTCTGAGCTCGGCGGGGTTTGCGCCGATGCTTCTCTGGAAGATTACCACGAACGATTTGCCCTGAGTGAGGAATCCCCTTGCCGGACCTTCGATGCCGAGGCGGAACAGCGCATGATTAAAGCTATCGACCGGGCCAAGGAAGACGGCGATTCCCTGGGAGGTGTTGTCGAGGTGGCAGTCCTGGGGGCGCCGGTAGGGCTTGGAAGCTATGTGCAGTGGGACCGTCGACTGGACGGGCGCTTGGCCTATGCCATGATGAGCATTCAGGCTTTCAAGGGCGTCGAAATCGGTCTCGGATTCGAAGCCGGACGCCGTCCCGGTTCTCAGGTGCATGATGAAATATTTCATCAGGGCGATGAGTTTGTACGGAAAACCAACCGGGCAGGTGGTCTTGAAGGCGGCATGACCAACGGCGCTCCCATTATCGTTCGGGGAGCCATGAAGCCGATTCCCACCTTGTATCAGCCGTTGCAGACCGTTGATTTTCGCACTAAAGACGCCTTCGCTGCCGTGGTGGAGAGGTCGGATGTGTGTGCTGTTCCGGCTGCCGCTGTTGTCGCGGAGGCCGTTGTCGCTATCGAAATGGCCCAGGCTATGCTGGAGAAGTTTGGCGGAGATGCCATGGAGGAGGTTAAACAGAATCTCCAGGCTTACGGCGAATATGTCCAGCGCTTTTAA
- the pilQ gene encoding type IV pilus secretin PilQ has translation MRCVPFLNEGRRVFTGLLLVVWAVFLPAFVFAEPGGIDSNRIVSVVHDQGGVLISTSGAVGDAYSVYDALDPLRIVVDISGVGVDGLDPEIQVFDGVVEQIKLSEFQLSSGQLGRVEIFLTKPMTSEVVSTENGIRVGLKANASGLAGTSEADVAVTTRSYEESIQQSSVSMDDAKIIGSVQVETGKTTVIADGLIGKVKHFALVDPARLVVDVYGVKAGFDDKSFGLNSGLKKMRVGAYPDKLRFVYDAADSGLPAYSVDKAGNTMTVAWGGVAVSGKPVPDAVAAPAPLMATSAKKSMSDKVSVTSVDFRVEGHKSILSIGLSSPGDIVQPLSTGNIIQFGIKRASIGQQHRRTIDPSVFPTSVRLITPYTIRKNGGDEVRFAVEMKEMQTYELRQEKDALLFIVDNGHFVEGLPSGIQHEVVPVNVPAVSGQGLFPGNDMPENGKDGIKPDGNVPLQMDADTITIQRKKEYVGQKISLVFDDADIRNILQLIGEVSDLNIIVGDDVKGNMTLRLIDVPWDQALDLVLEIRELGKLQEGNVLRILPLAKIRQMQQEQFAAARAKEKLEDLVTDLIPVSYTDVEGLVEACKKRLSDRGKVIGDVRDKKLIVTDIPSVVADIKQLVRLLDTPVRQVLIEARIVEASATFSRDLGVNWGISYQHNPGSDVEGNDASIGMGGTLVGIPVSPGEVSSGIVSGLTFGQVGVDKTVLDLRLAALEQSGHGRIVSTPRVSTLNGEEAEVAQGTEIPYLSVSDDGTKTEFKKAELSLKVTPEINPDGSVILEIEAKNDSRGANTGLSEAPAIDTKRATTKVLVKDGETTVIGGIFIQDKSESDSGVPWLMNVPILGHLFKSKSVSEERRELLVFITPRILD, from the coding sequence ATGCGATGTGTGCCGTTTTTAAATGAAGGAAGACGCGTGTTTACCGGTTTGCTTTTGGTTGTCTGGGCGGTTTTTCTGCCGGCATTTGTATTTGCAGAACCGGGCGGAATCGATTCAAACAGGATCGTTTCGGTGGTTCATGACCAAGGTGGGGTGTTGATTTCTACCTCCGGGGCCGTTGGTGATGCTTATTCTGTGTATGATGCATTGGATCCTCTGCGTATTGTCGTAGATATATCCGGTGTGGGGGTCGATGGTCTTGATCCTGAAATTCAGGTTTTCGATGGTGTCGTTGAACAAATCAAGCTTTCTGAGTTTCAGTTGTCTTCCGGTCAGTTGGGGCGGGTGGAAATTTTTTTAACAAAGCCCATGACGTCTGAAGTTGTTTCGACCGAAAATGGAATCAGAGTCGGTTTGAAAGCGAATGCCTCTGGACTTGCCGGGACCAGTGAGGCTGATGTTGCTGTAACGACTCGGTCTTATGAGGAATCGATTCAACAGTCTTCTGTCTCTATGGACGATGCCAAGATTATCGGTAGCGTTCAGGTTGAAACCGGGAAAACAACCGTGATTGCCGATGGTCTTATCGGGAAGGTGAAACATTTTGCCCTTGTCGATCCTGCAAGGCTCGTTGTTGATGTTTATGGTGTAAAAGCCGGTTTTGATGACAAAAGTTTCGGGTTGAATTCGGGCCTTAAAAAAATGAGGGTTGGTGCTTATCCGGATAAATTACGGTTTGTTTATGATGCCGCGGATTCAGGTTTGCCTGCCTATTCCGTTGATAAAGCCGGCAATACTATGACCGTAGCATGGGGAGGCGTTGCCGTTTCAGGAAAACCTGTTCCTGATGCGGTGGCTGCACCTGCTCCGCTGATGGCGACATCCGCGAAAAAGTCCATGTCTGATAAGGTCAGTGTAACTTCCGTCGATTTTCGCGTTGAGGGTCATAAATCTATACTTTCAATAGGCCTTTCCTCTCCTGGAGATATTGTACAGCCGCTCAGCACAGGTAATATCATCCAGTTTGGTATTAAAAGAGCTTCTATCGGTCAGCAGCATCGCCGTACGATTGATCCGTCGGTTTTTCCGACCTCTGTGCGGCTTATAACCCCTTACACTATCAGGAAAAACGGGGGTGATGAAGTACGCTTTGCGGTCGAAATGAAGGAGATGCAGACTTATGAATTGCGTCAGGAAAAAGATGCCCTGCTTTTTATTGTAGATAACGGACATTTTGTCGAGGGGCTGCCTTCAGGGATTCAGCATGAGGTGGTTCCCGTAAATGTGCCTGCCGTATCCGGACAGGGGCTTTTCCCCGGAAATGATATGCCGGAAAATGGAAAGGATGGTATAAAGCCGGATGGTAACGTGCCCCTGCAAATGGATGCTGATACGATTACAATTCAACGTAAAAAAGAATATGTTGGCCAAAAAATATCCCTGGTTTTTGATGATGCTGATATTCGGAATATTCTCCAACTTATCGGTGAAGTCAGTGATTTAAATATTATCGTTGGAGACGATGTTAAGGGAAATATGACGTTGCGTCTCATCGATGTTCCGTGGGACCAGGCCTTGGACCTCGTGCTTGAAATTCGGGAACTCGGCAAGTTACAGGAAGGGAATGTGCTGAGGATTCTTCCTCTCGCTAAAATCAGGCAGATGCAGCAGGAACAGTTTGCTGCTGCCCGCGCCAAGGAGAAACTTGAAGATCTCGTTACCGATTTGATTCCGGTGAGTTACACTGATGTTGAGGGGCTTGTTGAAGCCTGTAAAAAGCGCTTGTCGGATCGGGGCAAAGTTATTGGTGATGTTCGGGATAAAAAGCTGATTGTTACTGATATCCCTTCCGTTGTTGCCGATATTAAGCAATTGGTTCGGCTTTTGGATACACCGGTGCGTCAGGTTTTGATTGAAGCACGTATCGTTGAGGCGAGTGCAACGTTTTCGCGTGACCTCGGGGTTAATTGGGGTATTAGTTATCAACATAATCCTGGCAGCGATGTCGAAGGCAATGACGCAAGTATCGGTATGGGGGGGACCTTGGTAGGTATTCCCGTTTCACCGGGCGAAGTTTCCTCTGGTATCGTCAGTGGATTGACATTTGGACAGGTTGGAGTGGACAAAACAGTTCTTGACTTAAGGCTCGCCGCATTAGAACAGTCTGGACACGGTCGGATTGTTTCAACTCCAAGAGTGTCTACGCTCAATGGTGAAGAGGCTGAGGTTGCTCAGGGTACTGAGATCCCTTATTTGTCTGTTAGCGACGACGGAACCAAAACAGAATTCAAGAAAGCGGAGTTGAGTCTTAAGGTTACGCCTGAAATAAATCCGGATGGTAGTGTCATACTTGAAATTGAGGCTAAAAATGACTCTAGGGGGGCTAATACAGGATTGTCTGAAGCACCCGCTATAGATACCAAACGTGCAACAACAAAGGTTTTGGTTAAAGATGGCGAAACGACCGTCATCGGTGGTATTTTTATCCAGGATAAATCTGAAAGTGACTCCGGCGTTCCTTGGTTGATGAATGTCCCCATTTTGGGCCACTTGTTTAAATCCAAGTCGGTCAGCGAAGAGCGGCGTGAGTTGCTGGTGTTCATCACCCCGCGCATTTTGGACTAG